A part of Ascochyta rabiei chromosome 3, complete sequence genomic DNA contains:
- a CDS encoding Tlg2-vesicle protein, with protein MPTEDYDARALALPLEDEATGETPIWSRRSQSFARSSQSSRPQTFIQRATSTAHMLHRRALAQYNKLSLIQKLLFTVGGIFIFITSILFLVYNEKIFGALLPYAKRWRDVTAGWLVLWALIFTVSFPPLIGYSSLLTIAGFVYGFPNGWFIAASATVAGSTASFLLSRTLLRTMVTRLIANDKRFAALALTLKHDGLKLLVMIRMCPLPYSLSNGAVATFPTVHWASYALATAIVSPKLMLHIFIGSQLEKIAESGGKMDARTKAISYLSIAIGAVAGLATGWFMYKKTKERAAELEEEERQGVRRASLDGLENEYADDPSALEAAEHLREVDDDISLRGGWDDEYTDEPEEDAADMGDDPFKDGDATDEEETRGRK; from the exons ATGCCTACAGAAGACTACGACGCCCGGGCGCTCGCCCTGCCCCTCGAAGACGAGGCCACCGGCGAAACACCCATCTGGTCTCGCCGCTCGCAGTCGTTCGCCCGGAGCTCGCAGTCCAGCCGGCCCCAGACCTTCATACAGCGCGCTACGTCCACTGCCCACATGCTACACCGACGCGCCTTGGCGCAGTACAACAAACTCTCCCTCATCCAGAAGCTCCTCTTCACCGTGGGCGgcatcttcatcttcatcacCAGCATCCTGTTCCTCGTGTACAACGAGAAGATCTTCGGCGCCCTGCTGCCGTATGCAAAGAGGTGGAGAGACGTCACTGCCGGCTGGCTGGTGCTGTGGGCCCTGATCTTCACTGTGTCCTTCCCGCCACTGATCGGATACTCGTCCCTGCTCACGATCGCGGGCTTCGTCTACGGGTTTCCCAATGG ATGGTTCATAGCAGCCAGCGCCACCGTCGCCGGCAGCACCGCCTCCTTCCTGCTCTCGCGCACCCTCCTGCGCACCATGGTGACCCGGCTCATCGCAAACGACAAGCGCTtcgccgccctcgccctgACGCTCAAGCACGACGGCCTCAAGCTCCTCGTCATGATCCGCATGTGTCCGCTCCCGTACTCGCTCTCCAACGGCGCCGTCGCAACCTTCCCCACCGTCCACTGGGCCTCGTACGCCCTCGCAACGGCCATCGTAAGTCCGAAACTGATGCTGCACATCTTCATCGGCAGCCAGCTGGAGAAGATTGCCGAGAGCGGTGGCAAGATGGACGCGCGCACAAAGGCCATCTCCTACCTCTCCATAGCCATCGGCGCCGTCGCTGGCCTGGCCACGGGCTGGTTCATGTACAAGAAGACCAAGGAGCGCGCGGCGGAACtggaagaagaggagaggCAGGGCGTGAGGCGGGCGAGCCTCGACGGCCTGGAGAACGAGTACGCAGATGACCCGAGTGCGCTGGAAGCTGCTGAGCATCTGCGCGAGGTCGACGACGACATCAGCCTGAGGGGCGGCTGGGACGACGAGTACACCGACGAGCCCGAGGAGGACGCGGCGGACATGGGCGACGACCCATTCAAGGACGGCGACGCCACAGACGAGGAGGAGACGCGGGGGCGGAAGTAG
- a CDS encoding DNA-directed RNA polymerase II subunit — protein MFFLKELEKTIQLHPSYFGPLIRSHIHKELLQKEEGSSTGKYTIVCILDSFDISDGQVMPGSGSAEYTVHYKAIVWRPYKGEVMDGIVTSILPSGFFVDCGSLQAFVGRNMIPSDIKFEGNAAPPQWTDGADQVIEKGTNIRIKIKGIRSEVDKMYAVGTMKEDYLGPLSQ, from the exons ATGTTCTTCCTCAAAGAGCTCGAGAAGACGATCCAGCTACATCCCTCATACTTTGGCCCTCTCATCCGTTCGCACATTCACAAGGAGCTTTTGCAAAAGGAGGAAGGCTCGAGCACAGGAAAGTACACAATTGTGTGTATACTGGACTCGTTCGACATCTCAGATGGCCAGGTGATGcctggctctggctctgcCGAGTACACCGTTCACTACAAGGCCATTGTATGGCGGCCGTACAAGGGCGAGGTG ATGGATGGTATAGTAACCTCGATCCTTCCGTCTGGCTTCTTTGTGGATTGCGGCTCTCTGCAAGCCTTTGTTGGACGTAAC ATGATTCCCTCGGACATCAAATTTGAGGGTAACGCAGCACCTCCACAGTGGACCGATGGCGCAGACCAGGTTATTGAGAAAGGCACAAATATCCGCATTAAGATCAAGGGTATTCGATCTGAAGTCGACAAGATGTACGCTGTAGGAACGATGAAAGAG GATTATCTGGGCCCTCTGTCGCAGTAG
- a CDS encoding Alpha subunit of the F1 sector of mitochondrial F1F0 ATP synthase: MFSRAIRQSSRRVAAISASSRIASARAPAFTAARAYASDAKASPTEVSSILEQRIRGVQEENSLAETGRVLSVGDGIARVHGMNNVQAEELVEFASGVKGMCMNLEAGQVGVVLFGSDRLVKEGETVKRTGEIVDVPVGEALLGRVVDALGNPIDGKGPLKTTERRRAQLKAPGILPRQSVREAVQTGLKSVDAMVPIGRGQRELIIGDRQTGKTAVALDAMLNQGRWNKGTDEKKKLYCIYVAVGQKRSTVAQLVKTLEENDAMKYTTIVAATASEAPLQYLAPFTGCSMGEWFRDNGKHALIIYDDLTKQAVAYRQMSLLLRRPPGREAYPGDVFYLHSRLLERAAKMNDKLGGGSLTALPVIETQGGDVSAYIPTNVISITDGQIFLEAELFYKGIRPAINVGLSVSRVGSAAQVKAMKQVAGSLKLFLAQYREVAAFAQFGSDLDAATKQTLNRGERLTELLKQKQYSPMAVNEMVPLIYAGVNGILDNVPVNKILTWESDFLAHLRSNESDLLNTIEREGALSKELEAKLKEVATSFTKSFSA, from the exons ATGTTCTCAAGGGCCATCCGCCAGTCCAGCCGCCGGGTCGCCGCAATCTCTGCCTCGAGCAGGATTGCTTCG GCCCGCGCCCCTGCGTTCACCGCCGCCCGCGCCTACGCTTCCGATGCTAAGGCCTCGCCCACCGAGGTCTCGTCCATCCTGGAGCAGCGCATCCGCGGCGTCCAGGAGGAGAACTCGCTCGCCGAGACCGGTCGTGTCCTCTCCGTCGG TGACGGTATCGCCCGTGTCCACGGCATGAACAACGTCCAGGCCGAGGAGCTCGTCGA ATTCGCCTCCGGTGTCAAGGGCATGTGCATGAACCTCGAGGCCGGCCAGGTCGGTGTCGTGCTGTTCGGTTCTGACCGTCTCGTCAAGGAGGGTGAGACCGTCAAGCGTACCGGAGAGATT GTCGATGTCCCCGTCGGCGAGGCTCTTCTCGGACGTGTCGTTGACGCTCTCGGCAACCCCATCGATGGCAAGGGTCCCCTCAAGACCACCGAGAGGCGCCGTGCCCAGCTCAAGGCCCCCGGTATCCTGCCCCGTCAGTCCGTCCGCGAAGCCGTCCAGACTGGTCTCAAGTCTGTCGACGCCATGGTTCCCATCGGCCGTGGTCAGCGTGAGTTGATCATTGGTGACCGTCAGACCGGAAAGACCGCCGTCGCTCTCGATGCCATGCTCAACCAGG GCCGCTGGAACAAGGGAACcgacgagaagaagaagctttaCTGCATCTACGTCGCCGTTGGTCAGAAGCGTTCCACCGTCGCTCAGCTCGTCAAGACTCTTGAGGAGAACGACGCCATGAAGTACACCACCATTGTTGCTGCCACCGCCTCCGAGGCC CCCCTTCAATACTTGGCGCCGTTTACTGGCTGCTCCATGGGCGAGTG GTTCCGAGACAACGGCAAGCACGCTCTGATCATCTACGACGATCTTACGAAGCAGGCCGTTGCCTACCGTCAAATGTCTCTGCTGCTCCGTCGTCCCCCCGGTCGTGAGGCCTACCCCGGTGACGTCTTCTACCTCCACTCTCGTCTCCTCGAGCGTGCTGCCAAGATGAACGACAAGCTCGGCGGTGGTTCGCTCACCGCTCTGCCCGTCATCGAGACCCAGGGTGGTGACGTGTCCGCTTACATTCCCACCAACGTCATTTCCATCACTGACGGCCAGATCTTCTTGGAGGCTGAGCTGTTCTACAAGGGTATCCGCCCCGCCATCAACGTCGGTCTTTCCGTCTCCCGTGTCGGTTCCGCTGCCCAGGTCAAGGCCATGAAGCAGGTCGCCGGTTCCCTGAAGCTCTTCTTGGCTCAGTACCGTGAAGTGGCCGCCTTCGCCCAGTTCGGTTCCGATTTGGACGCTGCCACCAAGCAGACCCTCAACCGTGGTGAGCGTCTGACCGAGCTCCTCAAGCAGAAGCAGTACAGCCCCATGGCTGTCAACGAGATGGTTCCTTTGATCTACGCTGGTGTCAACGGTATCCTCGACAACGTTCCCGTCAACAAGATCCTGACATGGGAGTCTGACTTCCTTGCCCACCTCCGATCGAACGAGTCTGACCTGCTCAACACCATCGAGCGGGAAGGCGCTCTCAGCAAGGAGCTCGAGGCCAAGCTGAAGGAGGTTGCCACAAGCTTCACCAAGAGCTTCTCGGCATAA
- a CDS encoding Acylpyruvate hydrolase, which translates to MASAQSIARNCRKIMCIGRNYADHIAELNSATPKQPFFFLKPASSILLPGAGPVLRPKGVNLHYEVELALVMGKTLRDLKEDDEKGALDAIAGYLLAIDMTGRNVQEEAKKKGLPWSIAKGFDTFLPISQLIAKSRIPDPQNAHIWLSVNGEVKQSDSTELMLHRIPRQLSAISRVMTLEAGDIILTGTPKGVGPVKTGDIMRAGLKVDGKDIEEANLEVPVQDREGLYEFAET; encoded by the exons ATGGCGAGCGCTCAGAGCATTGCGCGGAATTGCCGCAAG ATCATGTGCATAGGCCGCAACTACGCGGACCATATCGCTGAGCTCAACTCCGCGACACCGAAACAGCctttcttcttcctcaaGCCTGCGTCGTCCATCCTCCTCCCTGGCGCCGGTCCTGTCCTGAGGCCCAAGGGCGTAAACCTGCACTATGAAGTTGAACTGGCGCTTGTCATGGGCAAGACGCTCAGGGACTTGAAGGAGGATGATGAGAAAGGCGCGCTGGATGCTATCGCGG GATACCTTCTCGCCATCGACATGACTGGTCGCAACGTGCAAGAAGAAGCGAAGAAAAAGGGCCTTCCTTGGTCCATTGCCAAAGGTTTCGACACCTTCCTGCCCATCTCGCAACTCATCGCCAAGTCGCGCATCCCAGACCCACAGAACGCACACATCTGGCTCTCGGTAAACGGAGAGGTGAAGCAGTCCGACAGCACGGAGTTGATGCTGCATCGCATTCCAAGGCAGCTGAGCGCTATCAGCAGAGTGATGACGCTGGAGGCTGGTGATATCATTTTGACAGGAACACCAAAGGGTGTTGGACCAGTAAAGACAGGAGATATTATGAGGGCTGGATTGAAGGTCGACGGCAAAGATATCGAGGAGGCGAACCTGGAGGTGCCAGTTCAGGACCGCGAGGGTCTGTACGAGTTTGCCGAGACATAA